The genome window CGCCCAACGGGAATGCACATTCCAATTAAAGGCCAACCACGTCAAGGGCACTCGGGTATCAAACGCATGGCGGATGGTACTTACTGGGTTTTAACTGATAATGGATTTGGCAACAAAGTAAACTCCCCTGACTCTATGTTGTATGTCACTCAATATGATATTGATTTTCAAACGGGTAATACGACACCATTAAAAACGGTTTTCTTCCATGACCCCGATAAAATTATCCCTTTCCATATTACGAATGAAAGTACAAAAGAACGCTATTTAACAGGCAGTGATTTTGATCCTGAAAGCTTTCAATTTGCGGATGGTGCTTTATGGGTTGGTGATGAGTTTGGCCCTTACTTAATCAAAATAGATTTGGATGGCAAGGTATTAGCCTTGTTTGAAACGCAAGTAGATGGAAAGAAAGTCGTTTCTCCGGATCACTACCAAATCACCACACCAGGTAAACCCACAGATAAAGTGACTTTCCAAGTCAACCGTTCGAAAGGTTTTGAAGGCATGGCGTCATCGCCAGACGGTTCTAAGCTCTATCCAATGCTAGAAGGGGCGATTTGGCTTGATGGCAAACAAGATTATGAAAATGTTGATGGCAAACGTGCAGCACGTATTCTTGAATTTGATGTGAAAAAGCAAGATTGGACTGGCAGAAGTTGGTTATATGTCTTTGAAGATAACCAAAACGCCATTGGTGATTTTAATCTTATTGATGATACTCACGGCCTAATCATTGAGCGTGATAATGGTGAAGGTACAGCAGATAAAGCCTGCACGGCGGGAAGCAGTAATACTGAAAGTTGTTTTAGTAATTTAGCTAAATTCAAGCGTGTTTATCGTATTGAATTTTCAGATAACAACATAGGCAAACCAGTAGATAAGCAGGCTTATATTGATTTAATGAATATCAAAGACCCGAACAATATGGCAAGAAAACCCTTAAATGACGGGGTATTTACCTTCCCATTCTTTACCATAGAGAACGTTGATGTAGTTGATAGCGAACACATTATTGTTGGCAATGACAATAACTACCCGTTCTCATCCAGTCGTGAACCAAATAAAGCGGATGATAACGAATTTATCTTATTAAAAGTTCCTGAGCTGTTAAAACCGTAATTGATTTTGCGCCACATTTTGATTTTTTGGTGGCGCAAATAAGCGATATGTATTGATCCAATATCTGGTCTTAAACTTATTTTCCCTTTGGTTTTAATTTTTCCCGAGCTAAGTACTCGGGATTTTTTATTTGTGATTAAGTGCAGGGGGCTTCATCATCAAAGTAAGACCTAAAATCACGACAACAGGCGCAGCAATAATCAAAAATGCAGGGGTGAAACTCCCTGTGAAATCTTTTATTGCACCAGCAATAAAAGGCGCTAAACAAGCAACGGTTGAAATTAAATTCACCACAGAGAATAGTTCTAGGTATGGGCCTCGGCCAAAATAATTTGAAAGCAAAACACTTGATGCCAAAAAAGTCATGCCGTAGCCAATGCCAACGCATAACACAAACAAGATTAGCCATAGCCATGAGGTGGCAATACTGAGGAAGATAACACCTAATACCATGGTAATTAGGCTACCAATTAATAGTTTCTTTGGTTCTAGCCATTCCCCAGCGGCTCCACCAATAAGTCTTGAGAATGCATTAACAAATGCCATTGTACTTAACAATGAAATCGCCACGGTCATGCCAAAACCACGCTCTTCAATATGGGCAACAGCAAAGCTATTAACGGTAATACCACACCATAAAAATGAGGTATAAGTTGCAGCAATTAAGTAAAACTGCCATGTACGTAGTGCTCTGCCGACTGTCCATACTTCTGGAGTGCGATAAATGGGTTTACTCGCATCACTCACTTGTTTTTGCATCACTTTTTTTGCGTGTTCTTGTTCTTGTTTACCTTCACGCAGCATAAAAATAGTGATTAACGTGACAATGCTCAGATAAACGGCGCATAGAACCCAATGCATACGCCAAGAGCCTAACTGGTTTGAGGCATAAAAGTAAATCCAAGGGCCTGCAACGCCTCCCAAACCCCCGATGGTGAAATATAACCCAAAGGCAAGGGATTGCTT of Providencia rettgeri contains these proteins:
- a CDS encoding putative cyanate transporter, which gives rise to MSSQPFSPFYQWCILVLLGLVYFLATATTFTSLGVVLPEMISELKWSWSEAGFGFTLLGLTCGLASFLPSLLIRKVGVRATLLLGTSVFVAGFYSLYSTQAISTYFLGTALIGIGFTLLATVPGTYVLSRLFEKQSLAFGLYFTIGGLGGVAGPWIYFYASNQLGSWRMHWVLCAVYLSIVTLITIFMLREGKQEQEHAKKVMQKQVSDASKPIYRTPEVWTVGRALRTWQFYLIAATYTSFLWCGITVNSFAVAHIEERGFGMTVAISLLSTMAFVNAFSRLIGGAAGEWLEPKKLLIGSLITMVLGVIFLSIATSWLWLILFVLCVGIGYGMTFLASSVLLSNYFGRGPYLELFSVVNLISTVACLAPFIAGAIKDFTGSFTPAFLIIAAPVVVILGLTLMMKPPALNHK